Proteins co-encoded in one Arthrobacter globiformis genomic window:
- a CDS encoding PepSY domain-containing protein: MRKRTAWIVGAAVAAVALGGASVAAASVNPFDDDTTTTGGTQQPLNQADRDKAVDAAMAKVGSGQVTEVERGDSAGSSYEVEIRKSDGSEVEVNIGANFQVLSQGADD, translated from the coding sequence GTGCGCAAGAGAACAGCCTGGATTGTTGGAGCCGCCGTTGCTGCGGTAGCTCTGGGAGGTGCATCGGTTGCAGCCGCTTCCGTCAACCCCTTCGACGACGACACGACCACGACCGGTGGCACACAGCAGCCGCTGAACCAGGCCGATCGGGACAAAGCAGTCGACGCCGCAATGGCCAAGGTGGGCTCCGGGCAGGTTACGGAGGTCGAGCGGGGTGACAGCGCTGGTTCGTCCTATGAAGTGGAGATCCGGAAGAGCGACGGGTCCGAGGTGGAAGTCAACATCGGCGCCAACTTCCAGGTGCTAAGCCAGGGCGCCGACGACTGA
- a CDS encoding LacI family DNA-binding transcriptional regulator: protein MISREKSSGGPVTGARSPRTPERAHPVTLRQVAEEAGVSTATVSLVVNKKKDARISAETRKRVRDAINKLGYRPNALAQTLVSGSSRFIGLVADAIATTPFAGQIIHGAQDEAWKHGYALLIANTEGNAELEKDAITMMLEYKVRGILYSTWFHRETDVPASLHEADFVLVNCFSKEPGTRAVVPDEAQGGRSATEILLGHGHRRIAFINATIPAPAKDGRLQGYKRALEDAGVPFDPDLVLEGYPDQEGGYAATQELLKRDVSAVYCYNDRMAMGLYDGLREQGLSIPDDMAVVGFDNQEVIAAHLRPPLSTVALPHYELGAAGVRILLGLEEPPVNAAAKINCPTVERTSVRAQAPA from the coding sequence ATGATTTCGAGGGAGAAAAGTTCGGGCGGTCCCGTCACCGGTGCGCGGTCCCCGAGGACACCCGAACGCGCCCACCCCGTCACCCTTCGTCAGGTAGCCGAGGAGGCCGGCGTATCGACGGCGACTGTCTCCCTGGTGGTCAATAAGAAAAAGGACGCCCGCATCTCCGCCGAGACCCGCAAACGGGTCCGCGACGCGATCAACAAGCTGGGCTACCGGCCCAATGCCCTGGCCCAGACACTGGTCAGCGGCAGTTCCCGGTTCATCGGGCTGGTCGCTGACGCCATCGCCACCACACCTTTCGCCGGCCAGATCATCCACGGGGCGCAGGACGAGGCCTGGAAGCACGGCTATGCTCTCCTGATTGCCAACACCGAAGGCAACGCGGAACTCGAGAAGGACGCCATAACGATGATGCTTGAGTACAAGGTACGCGGCATCCTCTATTCCACGTGGTTCCACCGGGAAACGGACGTGCCGGCGTCCCTCCACGAGGCGGACTTCGTCCTCGTCAACTGCTTCTCGAAGGAGCCCGGCACCCGGGCCGTCGTGCCTGACGAGGCACAGGGCGGCCGTTCGGCAACCGAGATCCTGCTGGGGCACGGCCACCGCCGGATCGCGTTCATCAATGCAACCATCCCTGCTCCCGCCAAAGACGGACGCCTCCAGGGCTACAAACGCGCCTTGGAAGACGCGGGCGTTCCCTTCGACCCGGACCTGGTCCTGGAAGGCTACCCCGACCAGGAAGGCGGATATGCAGCCACGCAAGAGCTGCTGAAACGCGACGTCTCCGCCGTCTACTGCTACAACGACCGGATGGCGATGGGCCTCTACGACGGCCTGCGCGAGCAGGGACTGTCCATCCCGGACGACATGGCGGTGGTCGGATTCGACAACCAGGAAGTCATCGCAGCGCACCTCCGCCCGCCGCTTTCCACGGTGGCGCTCCCCCACTATGAACTAGGGGCCGCCGGCGTGCGGATCCTGCTGGGCCTGGAAGAACCACCTGTCAACGCAGCCGCAAAAATAAACTGCCCCACCGTGGAGCGCACCTCCGTGCGGGCCCAGGCACCCGCCTAG
- a CDS encoding carbohydrate ABC transporter permease: MITQTAPAATHRPAPPPAASRRRRRPSAFKTLSRVLVALIVIVQVYPLAWLFLTSLRSEDDFAAGDPFGLPKALTWENYARAFETGDLGRNILNSFIVTMGANILIVLLGMMAAYAIQVLGFRLSRLVRGLFMIGIIVPVQIALVPLFIDYSTVNLLDTYQSMIIPLAGFSLPMSVYLFSSFFEYIPRETYEAASLDGAGPYRIFGLITLPLSLNTVVTVVLVNSIFIWNDFIFANTFVLSEELKTIPLGLQNYIGAMGKVDWTATFAAVCVTITPLLLVFLVLNKAMIQDLESGATKG; this comes from the coding sequence ATGATCACCCAGACAGCACCCGCCGCCACCCACCGCCCGGCGCCCCCTCCGGCAGCCTCCCGGCGGCGCCGGCGGCCGAGCGCCTTCAAGACCCTGTCGCGCGTCCTGGTTGCACTCATCGTCATCGTCCAGGTCTACCCGCTTGCCTGGCTGTTCCTGACCAGTCTTCGCAGCGAAGACGACTTCGCCGCCGGGGACCCCTTCGGCCTGCCCAAGGCACTCACCTGGGAGAACTACGCCCGGGCTTTCGAAACCGGCGACCTTGGCAGGAATATCCTCAACAGCTTCATCGTCACAATGGGCGCGAACATCCTGATCGTACTGCTGGGCATGATGGCCGCCTACGCAATCCAGGTGCTCGGCTTCCGGCTCAGCCGCCTGGTCCGCGGGCTGTTCATGATCGGCATCATCGTTCCCGTCCAGATCGCGCTGGTGCCCTTGTTCATCGACTACTCCACGGTGAACCTGCTCGACACCTACCAGTCCATGATCATTCCGTTGGCCGGGTTCTCCCTGCCAATGTCGGTCTACCTGTTCTCCTCGTTCTTCGAATACATCCCCCGGGAAACATATGAGGCGGCCTCACTGGACGGAGCAGGGCCGTACCGGATCTTCGGGCTGATCACGCTCCCGCTGTCACTGAACACCGTGGTGACAGTCGTACTGGTCAACAGCATCTTTATCTGGAACGACTTCATCTTCGCCAACACCTTCGTCCTGTCAGAGGAACTGAAGACGATTCCGCTGGGCCTGCAGAACTACATCGGCGCCATGGGCAAGGTCGACTGGACCGCAACCTTCGCCGCCGTCTGCGTCACCATCACCCCGCTGCTGCTGGTCTTCCTCGTGCTGAACAAGGCGATGATCCAGGATCTGGAGAGCGGAGCGACGAAGGGATGA
- a CDS encoding family 43 glycosylhydrolase: MNHSVFFQPADGWVGDLIPYEQDGEFWLFYLHEVRADPKPGTSWNLVTTRDLVQFQDHGVSLHHGAEDDLDFNAYTGSIVRDDDGTHHLFYTGQNPGNLGADGLPLQLVMHATSTDGMKTWVKHPELTFGAPAGLETGDWRDPFVFRDGEAGQWRMLLAARHEEGPERRRGVIAQCVSSDLMSWEHTEPFWDPRRYITHECPDVFAWGDWWYMVYSEFSESFTTRYRMSKSPDGPWSVPVLDSIDGRAFYASKTAGRDGRRFFFGWIASKEDNHDDGPWQWAGTMSVLEARQNPDGTLGFSFPDELVDSFWDKVPVLDNKELPARLDVPDGYAAIISAEDLPRQFYAKAVLDIAGGTTECGLLLRSSADGDQSYILRLEPKRGRVVFDRWPRKVTGDAQWHVSGDVPFDIELERPCDLSPGSHTLEVIVDGDLCVAVVDRQVSLSTRMYGLPGNRIGVFAGEGSATLSELEIRQRSNN; encoded by the coding sequence ATGAATCACTCAGTCTTCTTCCAGCCCGCCGACGGATGGGTTGGGGATCTTATTCCTTACGAGCAGGACGGCGAGTTCTGGCTCTTCTACCTTCACGAAGTCCGGGCGGATCCGAAGCCGGGGACCTCATGGAATCTGGTGACCACCAGGGACCTGGTCCAGTTTCAGGACCACGGGGTGTCGCTGCACCACGGCGCCGAAGATGACCTGGACTTCAACGCCTACACCGGCAGCATTGTGCGTGACGACGACGGGACCCACCACCTGTTCTACACTGGCCAAAACCCGGGGAACCTGGGCGCAGACGGGCTGCCCCTGCAGCTGGTCATGCATGCCACCAGCACCGATGGCATGAAGACCTGGGTCAAGCACCCGGAGCTGACCTTCGGCGCCCCCGCCGGGCTCGAGACCGGGGACTGGCGGGACCCATTCGTCTTCCGCGACGGGGAAGCCGGGCAATGGCGGATGCTGCTGGCGGCACGGCACGAGGAAGGCCCGGAGCGCCGCCGCGGCGTCATCGCCCAGTGTGTCTCCTCCGACCTCATGAGCTGGGAGCACACCGAACCGTTCTGGGACCCCCGGCGCTACATCACCCATGAATGCCCGGATGTTTTCGCCTGGGGCGACTGGTGGTACATGGTTTACTCCGAGTTTTCGGAATCATTCACCACCCGGTACCGGATGTCCAAAAGCCCCGACGGCCCCTGGTCGGTGCCCGTACTGGACAGCATCGACGGCCGCGCCTTCTACGCTTCCAAGACAGCCGGGCGGGATGGGCGCCGCTTCTTCTTCGGATGGATTGCCAGCAAGGAGGACAACCACGACGACGGCCCCTGGCAGTGGGCGGGAACCATGTCAGTGCTCGAAGCGCGCCAGAACCCGGACGGCACGCTGGGTTTCTCCTTCCCGGATGAACTGGTGGATAGCTTCTGGGACAAAGTTCCGGTTCTCGATAACAAGGAACTGCCCGCTAGGCTGGACGTCCCGGACGGGTATGCAGCCATCATCTCCGCTGAGGACCTGCCCCGGCAGTTTTACGCCAAGGCGGTCCTGGACATTGCGGGCGGCACCACCGAGTGCGGACTGCTGCTGCGCTCCAGCGCCGACGGCGACCAGTCCTACATCCTGCGGCTGGAACCGAAACGCGGCCGCGTGGTCTTTGACCGGTGGCCGCGGAAGGTCACCGGCGACGCCCAGTGGCACGTCTCAGGCGACGTCCCCTTCGACATTGAACTCGAACGCCCCTGCGACCTCAGCCCCGGTAGCCACACGCTTGAAGTCATCGTCGACGGCGACCTGTGCGTCGCCGTCGTGGACCGGCAGGTCAGTCTCAGCACCCGGATGTACGGCCTGCCCGGCAACCGGATCGGCGTCTTCGCCGGCGAAGGATCCGCCACCCTCTCCGAACTTGAAATACGTCAGCGCTCAAACAACTAA
- a CDS encoding glycoside hydrolase family 32 protein, with product MNQRGFYQPANPPAPTTTHEISRRHVLQGTGAGALGLFMGGNVTGTAAQAQGSLRAVYHMTPPSGWLCDPQRPVYVNGVCHLYYLHSGENNAPGGWDHATTSDGVVFAHHGAALPLQTNFPVWSGSAVVDTANTAGFGAGAIVALATQPTDGIRKYQEQYLYWSTDGGYTFTALPDPVIVNTDGRTAMTPAEIENAEWFRDPKIHWDAARGEWVCVIGRARYAAFYTSSNLRNWLLKRNFDYPNHALGGVECPDLFQMTATDGTRHWVLGASMDAYTVGLPMTYAYWTGAWDGEQFIADDLSPQWLDWGWDWYAAITWPAADAPDERRYAVAWMNNWKYAARDVPTDASDGYNGQNSIVRELRLDRQPGGWYSLLSTPIGALTNHVSSTTALPDRTVNGSGVLPWNGRAYELELDISWDAATNVGVSVGRSADGTRHTNIGKYGAELYVDRAPSDQGGFPLVPYTRAAAPIDSAARSVHLRIFVDTQSVEVFVNGGHTVLSQQVHFAAGDTGISLYTDGGASKFSGITIREFAAVGG from the coding sequence ATGAACCAACGAGGGTTCTACCAACCAGCAAATCCCCCAGCGCCCACCACGACCCATGAAATTTCTCGCCGCCATGTCCTGCAAGGCACAGGAGCGGGAGCACTAGGGTTGTTCATGGGTGGCAACGTGACTGGCACCGCGGCCCAGGCCCAAGGATCACTGCGCGCCGTGTACCACATGACCCCACCGTCCGGCTGGCTATGCGACCCGCAGCGCCCGGTGTACGTCAACGGCGTCTGCCACCTGTACTACCTGCACTCCGGAGAGAACAACGCCCCGGGCGGATGGGACCATGCAACAACCTCCGATGGTGTGGTCTTCGCCCACCACGGAGCCGCGCTGCCGCTGCAGACGAATTTTCCCGTTTGGTCGGGGTCGGCAGTGGTCGACACTGCCAACACCGCGGGTTTCGGCGCGGGTGCGATCGTCGCGCTTGCCACGCAGCCCACAGACGGCATCCGCAAGTACCAGGAGCAGTACCTGTACTGGTCAACCGACGGCGGTTACACCTTTACAGCACTCCCCGATCCGGTGATCGTCAACACCGACGGCCGGACTGCGATGACACCAGCAGAGATCGAGAATGCGGAATGGTTTCGCGACCCAAAGATCCACTGGGATGCGGCGCGCGGTGAGTGGGTGTGCGTAATCGGCCGCGCCCGATATGCAGCCTTCTATACCTCGTCCAATTTGCGGAACTGGCTGTTGAAACGCAACTTCGATTACCCGAACCACGCGCTTGGCGGGGTCGAGTGCCCCGACCTTTTCCAAATGACGGCCACTGACGGCACGCGGCACTGGGTGCTTGGCGCAAGCATGGACGCGTATACCGTCGGCCTGCCGATGACCTACGCATACTGGACAGGCGCCTGGGATGGCGAGCAATTTATTGCTGACGACCTAAGCCCCCAGTGGCTCGATTGGGGCTGGGACTGGTACGCCGCCATCACCTGGCCGGCGGCCGACGCTCCGGACGAGCGACGGTACGCGGTCGCCTGGATGAACAATTGGAAGTACGCCGCCCGCGATGTTCCCACGGATGCATCCGACGGGTACAACGGCCAGAACTCGATCGTGCGCGAGCTGCGCCTCGACCGTCAGCCGGGAGGCTGGTACAGCTTACTCAGCACCCCTATTGGGGCGCTCACAAACCACGTCAGCTCGACAACCGCGCTCCCCGATCGCACCGTGAACGGAAGTGGCGTACTGCCGTGGAACGGCCGCGCCTACGAGCTTGAACTCGACATCTCGTGGGATGCTGCCACAAACGTAGGGGTATCGGTGGGCCGCTCGGCCGATGGCACCCGCCACACGAACATCGGCAAGTACGGTGCCGAGCTGTATGTAGACCGGGCACCTTCGGACCAGGGTGGCTTCCCGCTCGTGCCGTACACGCGGGCTGCCGCACCAATCGACTCCGCGGCACGCTCAGTGCACCTGCGTATTTTCGTAGACACCCAGAGCGTTGAAGTGTTCGTAAATGGCGGGCACACAGTGCTCTCGCAGCAGGTGCACTTCGCAGCGGGTGACACTGGGATCTCGCTGTACACCGACGGCGGCGCTTCGAAGTTCTCGGGAATCACCATCCGTGAATTCGCTGCGGTCGGTGGCTAG
- a CDS encoding AraC family transcriptional regulator, translated as MPQSPTGNSGRLRRYAVPEGLKPEQRFEHWRAWYGNAVETPMRLEKSARQTPVSFNPSAINLAGSGFSLIEMFNGPALGSWAPNPDTTDLRLAYFRKAPALTLSLNGVPEPVSPGSVRFIDTSLGGSFDAPEGFHALQLNIDRSSLDISEAALGSLLRLPDLAKHPIVGTFVIPALMSWKRPGIDREASGTADILRSVMATLVGSLLETPIDDEAQKPALSRAVKKYLEASYDNPNLDVAMVAGRFNLSRRSLFYFFENEELHLGERIRALRTRKALELLLQAGAQRITYSEIATSCGFTNVQSMRRAVKEFTGMNVREIHRSKPVVHEALQQLRRSLNP; from the coding sequence ATGCCTCAATCCCCTACCGGGAACAGCGGCCGCCTGCGCCGATATGCGGTGCCGGAGGGGCTCAAGCCAGAACAAAGGTTCGAACATTGGCGAGCTTGGTACGGTAATGCCGTCGAAACCCCAATGCGGTTGGAAAAGTCGGCACGCCAGACTCCTGTGTCCTTCAATCCTTCAGCGATTAATCTCGCCGGGTCAGGCTTCAGCCTCATAGAAATGTTCAACGGCCCTGCATTGGGCTCGTGGGCGCCGAATCCCGACACCACGGATCTGCGCCTGGCCTACTTCCGCAAAGCCCCGGCCCTAACCCTCTCTCTCAACGGCGTGCCTGAGCCAGTATCACCGGGCTCCGTCAGGTTCATCGATACCTCGCTGGGCGGAAGTTTCGATGCGCCCGAAGGCTTTCATGCCTTGCAGCTCAACATCGACCGCAGCAGCCTGGATATCAGCGAGGCCGCGCTAGGCTCCCTGCTTCGTCTGCCTGACCTCGCAAAGCACCCAATTGTGGGCACTTTCGTGATCCCTGCGCTAATGAGCTGGAAGCGGCCGGGCATCGACCGGGAGGCATCGGGAACAGCAGACATCCTCCGATCCGTGATGGCAACCCTGGTGGGCTCCCTGCTCGAAACACCGATCGACGATGAGGCGCAGAAACCGGCCCTAAGTCGGGCCGTGAAGAAATACCTTGAAGCCAGTTACGACAACCCCAATCTGGATGTGGCAATGGTCGCTGGAAGGTTCAACCTCTCCCGTCGCTCTCTGTTCTACTTCTTCGAGAATGAAGAACTCCACCTGGGTGAGCGGATACGCGCGTTGAGAACGCGCAAAGCCCTCGAGCTCCTCCTTCAGGCTGGCGCCCAAAGGATCACCTATTCAGAAATAGCGACGTCGTGCGGGTTCACCAATGTGCAAAGCATGCGCCGTGCAGTGAAAGAGTTTACCGGGATGAATGTGAGGGAGATCCATCGATCCAAGCCCGTCGTTCATGAGGCACTGCAACAACTGCGGAGGTCACTGAACCCCTAG
- a CDS encoding ROK family transcriptional regulator, with protein MNNGGAGELLRILRDGRPRTRADLAGITGLGRAAISSRLEALLELGLVAPVSDAPSTGGRPSARLAFNPGARLVAAADVGATHATVALTDLSGRVLLETTERLEISCGPEAVLDWLAMTLQGHLKTVKRPATDIIAVGIGLPGPVEHSTGKPTSPPIMPGWDGFDVPAYVQQTFDVPVLVDNDVNIMALGERATRWPNEDNMIFLKVATGIGSGVISGGILQRGAAGVAGDVGHIAVSKAAGIQCRCGKTSCLEAIAGAPAVAAQLRENGLEATTANDVVSLVRSGDLAAIQAVRQAGRDIGEMLNMCVSLINPSLIVVGGSLAQSGEHLIAGIRETVYARSTPLATQYLNITQSETGPEAGVVGASILAVEYALAPQRVNDFATRLHPGGQQNSDDLQNVEHIAQTSRPLRDAVAEQLHPAFP; from the coding sequence ATGAACAACGGCGGCGCCGGCGAACTTTTGCGCATCCTGCGGGACGGACGCCCGCGAACCAGGGCCGACCTGGCCGGGATAACGGGCTTGGGGCGAGCTGCCATCAGTTCTCGTCTCGAGGCGCTCCTGGAACTCGGACTAGTTGCACCGGTGTCGGATGCGCCTTCCACTGGAGGCCGCCCCTCGGCGCGACTAGCCTTCAACCCCGGTGCAAGGCTGGTCGCTGCCGCCGACGTCGGCGCCACACACGCGACCGTGGCTCTCACGGACCTGTCGGGAAGGGTTCTCCTGGAAACAACTGAACGACTTGAGATTTCCTGCGGACCGGAAGCTGTTCTGGACTGGCTAGCGATGACGCTGCAGGGTCATTTGAAAACGGTGAAGCGTCCGGCAACCGACATCATCGCTGTTGGCATCGGGCTGCCCGGTCCCGTGGAACACTCCACCGGAAAGCCGACCAGCCCTCCGATCATGCCGGGATGGGACGGATTCGATGTCCCCGCTTACGTTCAGCAGACCTTTGACGTTCCTGTACTCGTCGACAACGATGTCAACATCATGGCCCTCGGCGAGCGGGCTACACGCTGGCCCAACGAGGACAACATGATCTTCCTTAAAGTCGCCACCGGCATCGGCTCGGGCGTTATCAGTGGAGGAATATTGCAGCGAGGCGCGGCAGGAGTCGCAGGAGACGTCGGTCATATTGCCGTTTCCAAGGCGGCAGGAATTCAATGCCGCTGTGGCAAGACCTCCTGTCTGGAAGCCATCGCAGGCGCTCCGGCCGTCGCCGCCCAGCTCCGAGAAAACGGACTCGAAGCAACCACCGCAAACGACGTCGTCTCGCTCGTTCGTTCCGGCGATTTGGCTGCTATTCAAGCCGTCCGGCAGGCTGGCCGCGACATCGGAGAAATGCTCAACATGTGCGTGAGCCTCATCAACCCTTCCCTTATTGTCGTCGGCGGATCGCTTGCCCAATCCGGAGAACATCTGATCGCCGGAATCCGTGAAACGGTTTATGCACGCTCAACGCCGTTGGCCACCCAGTACCTGAATATCACCCAATCCGAAACCGGCCCGGAAGCGGGAGTGGTTGGGGCCAGCATCTTGGCTGTCGAATATGCCCTCGCCCCTCAACGAGTCAATGATTTCGCGACCAGGCTGCATCCAGGCGGACAGCAAAATAGCGACGATCTGCAGAACGTGGAGCACATCGCCCAAACATCCCGGCCGCTCCGTGACGCCGTGGCCGAACAATTGCACCCCGCATTTCCTTGA
- a CDS encoding Gfo/Idh/MocA family protein gives MENDRTTTAPSRLRAGFVGAGFMAEVHSRAARAAGAEIAGIASSSPASAARVKDRLGVEQAYASVQDLVQDDRIDVIHVCTPNATHVALAEAALKAGKHVVCEKPLATTVQDATHLVELAATAGAVATVPFVYRFHPMVREARERIASGQTGRISTIQGSYLQDWLLSRNDDNWRVDAGVGGPSRAFADIGSHLCDLLEFVSGERITRVGALSRTLFSGRANHKDIQTEDLVAAVFATGNGTVGNLLVSQVAPGRKNRLMIEISGSESTVQFDQEAPETLWLGKRAGSQLLVRDPDALSPEAARLSVLPAGHPQGYQDAFNAFVADTYAAINGDNRDGLPTFRDGLRSAVLTESIIESSKCGEWVDVPDVKELEGVQ, from the coding sequence ATGGAAAACGACAGAACCACAACAGCCCCTTCCCGGTTACGGGCCGGGTTCGTCGGTGCCGGGTTCATGGCTGAGGTGCATAGCAGAGCCGCCCGTGCCGCAGGGGCGGAAATCGCCGGTATCGCGTCCTCGAGCCCTGCCAGTGCCGCACGCGTCAAAGACCGTCTGGGCGTCGAGCAGGCTTACGCCTCTGTCCAGGACCTCGTCCAGGACGACAGGATCGACGTCATCCACGTCTGCACCCCGAACGCCACCCACGTCGCACTGGCCGAGGCAGCGCTGAAAGCAGGCAAGCACGTTGTCTGTGAGAAGCCTCTGGCTACCACCGTGCAGGATGCCACCCATCTGGTGGAGCTGGCCGCTACGGCCGGGGCGGTCGCGACCGTTCCCTTCGTCTACCGGTTCCACCCGATGGTCCGGGAAGCCCGGGAACGCATTGCGTCCGGCCAGACGGGACGGATCTCTACTATCCAGGGGTCCTATCTTCAGGACTGGCTGCTGTCCCGGAACGACGATAACTGGCGGGTGGACGCCGGTGTCGGTGGCCCTTCGCGGGCGTTCGCCGACATCGGGTCCCACCTGTGCGATCTCCTCGAATTCGTGAGCGGGGAACGGATAACACGGGTCGGTGCACTGAGCCGCACTCTCTTCTCAGGCCGGGCAAACCACAAGGACATCCAGACGGAGGACCTCGTTGCGGCTGTATTCGCGACTGGGAACGGCACCGTGGGAAATCTGCTGGTCAGCCAGGTTGCGCCTGGGCGGAAGAACCGCCTGATGATCGAGATTTCGGGTTCTGAGAGCACGGTCCAGTTCGACCAGGAGGCGCCGGAGACGTTGTGGCTTGGTAAACGGGCCGGTTCCCAACTGCTTGTCCGCGACCCAGACGCGCTTAGCCCCGAAGCGGCACGGCTCAGTGTCCTACCGGCAGGGCATCCCCAGGGTTATCAGGATGCGTTCAATGCATTTGTCGCCGATACCTATGCCGCAATCAACGGAGACAACCGCGATGGCCTGCCTACCTTCCGTGACGGCCTCAGGTCAGCCGTCCTTACCGAAAGCATCATCGAATCCAGCAAGTGCGGCGAGTGGGTCGACGTCCCAGACGTGAAAGAACTAGAAGGAGTGCAGTAA